One Pectinophora gossypiella chromosome 9, ilPecGoss1.1, whole genome shotgun sequence genomic region harbors:
- the LOC126369382 gene encoding ubiquitin carboxyl-terminal hydrolase 1, protein MPVNPVSAKKKGVEKPKFSLSLNRNNATYLINGNTKLADSKENSQLCKLTKDNKENKPLKRPFASTYFNTLHAAKKLKPLTETPKLTEKLFEPEVLIVEEPASQASTAMLNGHHTSDSQYGGPPRKTPIATLSNLGNTCFLNSVLYTLRYAPRFLHNLHHLVSDLASVEQKLGSIRLKSSSLGRSAAGLAASGARSWSSKDLLSLGQSDNSSGKSKIQIATEKLHETYLNLRCAESKCLNSSAESSPEPYAADAFLAALRDVNSTFEGNRQQDAHELLVCILDNIRETCRALSNRASRLQLQENGDSNGIGRQPSLDGDGGKPSLGNLRKSWKKRKEVKDKRGSPTEERAPSPAPADERSRPGWDFVADDFEGTMVVRTMCLECEGVTEKAQAVCELCVPVGDDDATPDEPFRAACLSAEYLRDQNKYWCERCLRYNEARRSVAYSRLPRLLVLQLKRFSGGMEKITRHAPTPLLMPCFCEPCARRAPDHAPQHRYILWAVIMHLGQTLSGGHYVAYARAAAEPADGRCEREGGGDAAPPHSGTSFMRTLFNRPRPAPTGCSARECCVPRPRAAAGWLACDDDLVKPISNEDFEDLLSAEPKVRSAATPYLLFYVKSEVG, encoded by the exons ATGCCAGTTAACCCTGTGTCTGCTAAGAAAAAAGGAGTCGAAAAACCTAAATTTTCGTTGTCCCTCAATAGAAATAATGCGACATATTTGATCAACGGAAACACCAAACTAGCGGACTCTAAGGAAAATTCTCAGCTTTGTAAACTAACTAaggataataaagaaaataaaccctTGAAGCGGCCGTTTGCTAGCACGTACTTCAATACTTTACACGCCGCGAAGAAGTTAAAGCCTTTAACTGAGACACCAAAACTAACAG AAAAGTTATTTGAGCCGGAAGTGCTAATAGTGGAGGAGCCGGCAAGCCAAGCCAGCACTGCGATGTTGAATGGCCACCACACCTCCGACAGTCAGTATGGGGGCCCGCCACGCAAGACTCCTATTGCCACACTCTCCAACCTTGGCAACACTTGCTTCCTCAACAGTGTGCTCTATACTTTACG GTACGCACCCCGGTTTCTACACAACCTCCACCACCTAGTGTCAGATCTGGCCAGCGTGGAACAGAAGCTGGGCAGCATACGTCTTAAGAGCTCGTCTCTGGGACGCAGCGCCGCGGGGCTAGCGGCGTCCGGGGCAAGATCGTGGAGTAGCAAGGACCTGCTGTCTCTCGGCCAGTCCGACAATAGCAGCGGGAAGAGTAAAATTCAG ATAGCGACAGAGAAGCTCCACGAGACATACTTGAACCTGCGGTGCGCGGAGAGCAAGTGCCTCAACAGCTCGGCCGAGAGCAGCCCGGAGCCGTATGCCGCCGACGCCTTCCTAGCCGCGCTCAGGGACGTCAACTCCACATTCGAAG GCAATAGACAGCAGGACGCGCACGAGCTGCTAGTATGTATCCTGGACAACATCCGCGAGACTTGCCGCGCGCTCAGCAACCGCGCCTCGAGACTGCAGCTGCAGGAGAACGGAGACAG CAACGGCATCGGCCGGCAGCCGTCACTGGACGGCGACGGCGGGAAACCATCTCTAGGCAACTTGCGCAAGTCGTGGAAGAAGCGTAAGGAGGTGAAAGACAAACGGGGCTCGCCCACTGAGGAGCGCGCGCCCTCTCCTGCGCCCGCCGACGAGAGGTCCAGGCCGGGCTGGGACTTCGTAGCTGATGACTTTGAAG GCACGATGGTGGTCCGCACGATGTGTCTGGAGTGCGAGGGCGTGACGGAGAAGGCGCAAGCGGTGTGCGAGCTGTGCGTGCCGGTGGGAGACGACGACGCCACCCCGGACGAGCCCTTCCGGGCCGCCTGCCTGTCCGCGGAGTACCTGCGTGATCAGAACAAG TACTGGTGCGAGCGGTGCCTGCGGTACAACGAGGCGCGGCGCAGCGTAGCGTACTCGCGGCTGCCGCGGCTGCTGGTGCTGCAGCTCAAGCGGTTCAGCGGCGGCATGGAGAAGATCACGCGCCACGCGCCCACGCCGCTGCTCATGCCCTGCTTCTGCGAGCCCTGCGCCCGCCGCGCGCCCGACCACGCGCCGCAGCACAG ATACATCCTATGGGCAGTAATAATGCACCTAGGTCAAACCCTGTCGGGCGGGCACTACGTGGCGTACGCCCGCGCGGCCGCCGAGCCTGCGGACGGGCGCTGCGAGCGCGAGGGCGGCGGGGACGCCGCGCCGCCGCACTCCGGCACCAGCTTCATGCGCACGCTGTTCAACCGCCCGCGGCCCGCGCCCACAG GGTGCTCGGCGCGCGAGTGCTGCGTGCCCCGGCCGCGCGCCGCGGCGGGCTGGCTGGCGTGCGACGACGACCTCGTCAAGCCCATCTCCAACGAGGACTTCGAGGACCTGCTCTCCGCGGAGCCCAAGGTGCGCTCCGCCGCCACGCCCTACCTGCTCTTCTACGTCAAGAGCGAGGTCGGCTAG